Proteins encoded in a region of the Sceloporus undulatus isolate JIND9_A2432 ecotype Alabama chromosome 11, SceUnd_v1.1, whole genome shotgun sequence genome:
- the PPM1E gene encoding protein phosphatase 1E isoform X1, with product MRRPQVLASTFGELRDSFLNEACEGWVSPEGKLPEKSSNCPSLLAAALARATADEVLQSDLSAHYLPKHSDSPDGIIHVETEKLARTVFTKLHDMCCAWVKDFPLQQKPHRYYETSIHAIKNMRRKMEDKHVCIPDFNMLFNLEDQEEQAYFAVFDGHGGVDAAIYASIHLHVNLVHQEMFQHDPAEALCKAFRVTDERFVQKAARESLRCGTTGVVTFIRGNMLYVAWLGDSQVMLVRRGQAVELMKPHKPDREDEKKRIEALGGCVVWFGAWRVNGSLSVSRAIGDAEHKPYICGDADSASTVLDGSEDYLILACDGFYDTVNPDEAVKVVADHLKENNGDSSMVAHKLVASARDAGSSDNITVIVVFLRDMNTSVSISEQSEWTENSFQGGQEDNGDDKENHGDCKRPWPQHQVSAPADLGYDGRVDSFTDRTTLSTGSRIDILEDPGCLDPRKTEARKQQSAKRLFPDQGSSAGVPKRATLGHGVLAESETVTNGASLEKGQRSLQSSPVSFGSPTAHVCTAVVSASPTSLGLEGEGFTSWGRRASISSHFHFCNTNRWQRLARLKPKLHTLLFERRPLSRMEGLALCSPSDSMNGRRNKLIRSRLWQGFSSCGRQGRGESILLTPRHSHCLPDPWLLWSCKE from the exons caaCTGCCCTTCCCTCCTGGCGGCTGCTTTAGCCCGGGCGACAGCGGACGAAGTCCTGCAGAGCGATCTCTCAGCCCACTACTTGCCCAAGCATTCAGACAGCCCAGATGGCATCATAC ATGTAGAGACGGAGAAGCTGGCCCGCACAGTGTTCACCAAACTCCATGACATGTGCTGCGCTTGGGTGAAGGACTTCCCTCTCCAGCAAAAGCCCCACCGTTACTATGAAACATCCATCCATGCCATTAAGAACATGCGCCGCAAGATGGAGGACAAGCACGTCTGTATTCCGGACTTCAACATGCTCTTCAACCTTGAG GATCAAGAGGAACAGGCCTATTTTGCCGTATTTGACGGCCACGGAGGAGTAGATGCTGCCATCTATGCGTCCATTCACCTCCACGTCAACCTTGTGCACCAAGAGATGTTCCAGCATGACCCTGCAGAGGCGCTCTGCAAAGCCTTCCGAGTGACGGATGAACGCTTTGTGCAGAAGGCAGCCAGAGAG AGCTTGCGGTGTGGGACGACAGGCGTTGTGACCTTCATCCGGGGGAACATGTTATATGTGGCTTGGCTAGGAGACTCTCAGGTGATGCTGGTAAGAAGAGGCCAAGCTGTGGAACTGATGAAGCCTCATAAACCTGACAGAGAG GATGAGAAGAAGCGTATCGAGGCCCTTGGAGGTTGCGTGGTCTGGTTTGGGGCATGGCGAGTCAACGGGAGCCTGTCTGTCTCCAGAGCCATTG GGGATGCTGAGCACAAGCCATACATCTGTGGAGATGCAGACTCCGCTTCCACAGTGCTGGATGGATCGGAAGACTACCTCATTTTAGCCTGCGATGGTTTCTACGACACGGTGAACCCCGACGAAGCAGTGAAAGTGGTGGCCGACCACCTGAAAGAAAACAACGGCGACAGCAGTATGGTGGCCCACAAGCTGGTGGCGTCGGCACGGGACGCCGGCTCCAGCGACAACATCACTGTCATTGTGGTCTTTCTCAGGGACATGAATACGTCGGTGAGCATTAGCGAGCAGTCCGAGTGGACAGAGAATTCTTTCCAAGGCGGGCAAGAGGACAACGGTGATGACAAAGAAAATCACGGCGACTGCAAGAGGCCATGGCCTCAGCACCAGGTCTCAGCACCTGCTGATCTAGGATACGATGGGAGAGTGGATTCTTTCACAGACAGAACTACTTTGAGCACAGGCTCCCGGATTGACATATTGGAAGACCCAGGCTGTTTAGACCCGAGGAAAACGGAAGCCAGAAAACAGCAGAGTGCCAAACgcctgttcccagatcaagggtcGAGTGCCGGTGTACCAAAGAGAGCAACCCTGGGCCACGGTGTATTGGCAGAGAGCGAGACAGTGACCAACGGTGCATCTCTCGAAAAAGGTCAAAGGAGTCTCCAGTCCTCGCCGGTTAGTTTTGGCTCCCCAACCGCTCACGTCTGCACGGCGGTGGTGAGCGCATCTCCAACTTCTCTTGGGCTTGAAGGTGAAGGGTTCACGTCCTGGGGGAGAAGAGCTTCCATTTCCTCTCACTTCCATTTCTGCAACACAAACCGGTGGCAGCGGCTCGCCAGACTCAAGCCAAAACTCCACACGCTCCTCTTTGAGCGCAGACCGCTTTCCCGCATGGAAGGATTAGCCCTGTGCTCCCCTAGCGACAGCATGAATGGCCGTAGAAATAAGTTGATAAGAAGCCGCCTCTGGCAAGGCTTCTCTAGTTGCGGCCGCCAGGGTCGCGGTGAGAGTATTCTCCTGACGCCGAGGCACAGTCACTGTTTACCAGACCCATGGCTGCTCTGGAGCTGTAAAGAATAA
- the PPM1E gene encoding protein phosphatase 1E isoform X2: MCCAWVKDFPLQQKPHRYYETSIHAIKNMRRKMEDKHVCIPDFNMLFNLEDQEEQAYFAVFDGHGGVDAAIYASIHLHVNLVHQEMFQHDPAEALCKAFRVTDERFVQKAARESLRCGTTGVVTFIRGNMLYVAWLGDSQVMLVRRGQAVELMKPHKPDREDEKKRIEALGGCVVWFGAWRVNGSLSVSRAIGDAEHKPYICGDADSASTVLDGSEDYLILACDGFYDTVNPDEAVKVVADHLKENNGDSSMVAHKLVASARDAGSSDNITVIVVFLRDMNTSVSISEQSEWTENSFQGGQEDNGDDKENHGDCKRPWPQHQVSAPADLGYDGRVDSFTDRTTLSTGSRIDILEDPGCLDPRKTEARKQQSAKRLFPDQGSSAGVPKRATLGHGVLAESETVTNGASLEKGQRSLQSSPVSFGSPTAHVCTAVVSASPTSLGLEGEGFTSWGRRASISSHFHFCNTNRWQRLARLKPKLHTLLFERRPLSRMEGLALCSPSDSMNGRRNKLIRSRLWQGFSSCGRQGRGESILLTPRHSHCLPDPWLLWSCKE, from the exons ATGTGCTGCGCTTGGGTGAAGGACTTCCCTCTCCAGCAAAAGCCCCACCGTTACTATGAAACATCCATCCATGCCATTAAGAACATGCGCCGCAAGATGGAGGACAAGCACGTCTGTATTCCGGACTTCAACATGCTCTTCAACCTTGAG GATCAAGAGGAACAGGCCTATTTTGCCGTATTTGACGGCCACGGAGGAGTAGATGCTGCCATCTATGCGTCCATTCACCTCCACGTCAACCTTGTGCACCAAGAGATGTTCCAGCATGACCCTGCAGAGGCGCTCTGCAAAGCCTTCCGAGTGACGGATGAACGCTTTGTGCAGAAGGCAGCCAGAGAG AGCTTGCGGTGTGGGACGACAGGCGTTGTGACCTTCATCCGGGGGAACATGTTATATGTGGCTTGGCTAGGAGACTCTCAGGTGATGCTGGTAAGAAGAGGCCAAGCTGTGGAACTGATGAAGCCTCATAAACCTGACAGAGAG GATGAGAAGAAGCGTATCGAGGCCCTTGGAGGTTGCGTGGTCTGGTTTGGGGCATGGCGAGTCAACGGGAGCCTGTCTGTCTCCAGAGCCATTG GGGATGCTGAGCACAAGCCATACATCTGTGGAGATGCAGACTCCGCTTCCACAGTGCTGGATGGATCGGAAGACTACCTCATTTTAGCCTGCGATGGTTTCTACGACACGGTGAACCCCGACGAAGCAGTGAAAGTGGTGGCCGACCACCTGAAAGAAAACAACGGCGACAGCAGTATGGTGGCCCACAAGCTGGTGGCGTCGGCACGGGACGCCGGCTCCAGCGACAACATCACTGTCATTGTGGTCTTTCTCAGGGACATGAATACGTCGGTGAGCATTAGCGAGCAGTCCGAGTGGACAGAGAATTCTTTCCAAGGCGGGCAAGAGGACAACGGTGATGACAAAGAAAATCACGGCGACTGCAAGAGGCCATGGCCTCAGCACCAGGTCTCAGCACCTGCTGATCTAGGATACGATGGGAGAGTGGATTCTTTCACAGACAGAACTACTTTGAGCACAGGCTCCCGGATTGACATATTGGAAGACCCAGGCTGTTTAGACCCGAGGAAAACGGAAGCCAGAAAACAGCAGAGTGCCAAACgcctgttcccagatcaagggtcGAGTGCCGGTGTACCAAAGAGAGCAACCCTGGGCCACGGTGTATTGGCAGAGAGCGAGACAGTGACCAACGGTGCATCTCTCGAAAAAGGTCAAAGGAGTCTCCAGTCCTCGCCGGTTAGTTTTGGCTCCCCAACCGCTCACGTCTGCACGGCGGTGGTGAGCGCATCTCCAACTTCTCTTGGGCTTGAAGGTGAAGGGTTCACGTCCTGGGGGAGAAGAGCTTCCATTTCCTCTCACTTCCATTTCTGCAACACAAACCGGTGGCAGCGGCTCGCCAGACTCAAGCCAAAACTCCACACGCTCCTCTTTGAGCGCAGACCGCTTTCCCGCATGGAAGGATTAGCCCTGTGCTCCCCTAGCGACAGCATGAATGGCCGTAGAAATAAGTTGATAAGAAGCCGCCTCTGGCAAGGCTTCTCTAGTTGCGGCCGCCAGGGTCGCGGTGAGAGTATTCTCCTGACGCCGAGGCACAGTCACTGTTTACCAGACCCATGGCTGCTCTGGAGCTGTAAAGAATAA